Proteins encoded in a region of the Panthera uncia isolate 11264 chromosome B2 unlocalized genomic scaffold, Puncia_PCG_1.0 HiC_scaffold_24, whole genome shotgun sequence genome:
- the SMPD2 gene encoding sphingomyelin phosphodiesterase 2, protein MKPNFSLRLRIFNLNCWGIPYLSKHRGDRVKRLGDFLNMESFDLALLEEVWSEQDFQYLRQKLLPTYPAAHYFRSGVIGSGLCVFSKHPIQEFTQHVYTLNGYPYMIHHGDWFCGKAVGLLVLHLSGLVLNAYVTHLHAEYNRQKDIYLAHRVAQAWELAQFIHHTSKKADVVLLCGDLNLHPKDLGCRLLKEWTGLHDAYLETRDFKGSEEGCTMVPENCYVNQRELEAFPFGIRIDYVLYKAVSGFYISCKTLRTTTGHDPHSGTPLSDHEALMATLCVRHSPPQHTPSATHGPAERSRLISVLKEAWAELDLGMAQARWWATFTGYVIGLGLLLLALLCALAAGGGVREVAIMLWTPSVGLLLGAGAVYLFHMQEAKGLSRARAELQHMLGRAREAHDLDPESQAALFLGQQPGTAGGGQI, encoded by the exons ATGAAGCCCAACTTCTCTCTGCGACTGAGGATCTTTAACCTCAATTGTTG GGGCATTCCCTACCTGAGCAAGCACCGTGGTGACCGCGTGAAGCGCCTGGGAGACTTTCTAAACATGGAAAGCTTCGACCTAGCTCTCCTGgaagag GTGTGGAGTGAGCAGGACTTCCAGTACCTGAGACAGAAGCTGTTGCCCACCTACCCCGCGGCACACTACTTCAGGAG TGGCGTCATTGGCAGTGGCCTGTGCGTCTTCTCCAAACATCCAATTCAGGAATTCACCCAGCACGTCTACACCCTCAATGGGTACCCCTACATG ATCCATCACGGAGACTGGTTCTGTGGGAAGGCTGTGGGTCTGCTGGTGCTTCATCTAAGTGGATTGGTACTCAATGCCTACGTGACCCAT CTCCATGCCGAGTACAATCGACAGAAGGACATCTACCTAGCACATCGTGTGGCCCAAGCTTGGGAACTGGCCCAGTTCATCCA CCACACATCCAAGAAGGCCGATGTGGTTCTATTGTGTGGGGACCTTAACTTACACCCGAAGGACCTGGGCTGCCGCCTGCTGAAGGAGTGGACAGGGCTGCATGATGCCTACCTTGAGACCCGGGACTTCAAG GGCTCTGAAGAAGGCTGTACGATGGTACCTGAGAACTGCTACGTTAATCAGAGGGAGTTAGAGGCATTTCCCTTTGGCATCCGCATTGACTATGTGCTATATAAG GCAGTTTCTGGGTTCTACATCTCCTGTAAGACTCTGAGAACCACTACTGGCCATGATCCTCACAGTGGCACCCCCCTCTCTGATCATGAGGCCCTGATGGCTACTCTGTGTGTGAGACACAGCCCCCCCCAGCACACCCCCAGCGCTACTCATG GACCAGCAGAAAGGTCACGGTTGATCAGTGTGTTAAAGGAGGCCTGGGCAGAGCTGGACCTTGGCATGGCTCAAGCTCGCTGGTGGGCCACCTTCACCGGCTACGTGATTGGTCTAGGGCTGCTCCTTCTGGCATTGCTGTGTGCTCTGGCAGCcgggggaggggtcagggaggTTGCCATAATGCTCTGGACTCCCAGTGTAGGACTGCTGTTGGGGGCAGGTGCAGTCTACCTCTTCCACATGCAGGAAGCCAAGGGCTTATCTAGGGCCCGGGCTGAGCTCCAGCATATGCTGGGAAGGGCAAGGGAGGCCCACGACCTGGACCCAGAGTCTCAGGCAGCCCTGTTCCTGGGACAGCAGCCTGGGACAGCAGGAGGGGGACAGATCTGA